From a single Eriocheir sinensis breed Jianghai 21 unplaced genomic scaffold, ASM2467909v1 Scaffold161, whole genome shotgun sequence genomic region:
- the LOC126990383 gene encoding uncharacterized protein LOC126990383: MPRKKSSESPAHLSANLMPVEDPSVEYADGESSPHPDGVAEDDVMGGPSGRQPHAKRRCRPSKKDIPNYKFSEEQEKAVAEFVHEHSALYDKKDKRWCDPKFKEALWQEVAETFPDCSFLQVKKFFEMRRTDFGKIEKKANKSGSAARKLTPREEVVMATWGFLGGHIAHEPTQSSDRFSPTVSHRSSSSESGHSAHSIIRRRNLGMVKRKRTGTETTTHSSVPEDDDTTIKDLLNEAKKIMERRETTGVEAEIQDFTTYLCSRLRKVARRNHKVLFPQILELVSLLEEEPGDEVGEGKIDGEKVLSRHSTPQQPAQPPQQHYQPPQQQYQPPQQLYQPPQQPAQPPQQYQSPQQPAQPPQQYQPPQELYQPPQQYQPPQHPAQPPQQYQSPQQPYQPPQQQYQTPQQQYQPVYTVLSTPKQQIPPSPAPAPAAATSYFLFQWK, encoded by the coding sequence ATGCCTCGCAAGAAGTCGAGTGAATCCCCAGCCCACCTTTCTGCTAACCTGATGCCTGTTGAAGATCCTTCAGTAGAATATGCAGATGGAGAAAGTAGCCCACATCCCGACGGTGTTGCTGAAGATGACGTGATGGGAGGACCAAGTGGCCGACAACCCCATGCCAAGAGGAGATGTCGTCCCAGCAAGAAAGACATACCAAATTACAAGTTTtcagaagaacaagagaaggctGTTGCGGAATTCGTTCACGAACATTCGGCCTTATATGACAAGAAGGACAAACGATGGTGCGACCCCAAGTTCAAGGAGGCCCTGTGGCAAGAGGTGGCAGAGACGTTCCCTGATTGTTCGTTTCTACAAGTGAAGAAGTTCTTCGAAATGAGGAGGACTGATTTTGGCAAGATTGAAAAGAAAGCTAACAAGAGTGGGTCCGCTGCACGAAAACTTACAccaagggaggaggtggtgatggcgaCGTGGGGCTTTCTCGGAGGGCACATAGCCCACGAACCTACACAATCCAGCGACCGATTCTCCCCTACGGTTTCACACAGGTCGTCGTCTTCTGAGTCAGGTCATTCGGCCCATTCCATCATCCGACGAAGGAACCTGGGAATGGTGAAACGAAAGAGAACGGGAACAGAGACCACAACACACTCAAGTGTACCTGAAGATGACGACACCACCATCAAGGATCTTCTGAATGAAGCCAAGAAGAtcatggagaggagggaaacgaCAGGGGTGGAGGCTGAAATTCAGGACTTTACCACGTACCTCTGCTCCAGGCTTCGCAAAGTGGCGCGAAGGAATCACAAAGTTCTGTTTCCCCAGATCCTGGAGTTAGTGTCACTGTTGGAGGAGGAGCCTGGTGATGAGGTTGGGGAAGGCAAAATCGACGGTGAGAAGGTACTGTCTCGACACTCCACACCACAGCAGCCCGCACAGCCTCCACAGCAGCACTACCAGCCACCACAGCAGCAGTATCAGCCACCACAGCAGCTCTACCAGCCACCACAGCAGCCAGCACAGCCTCCACAGCAGTACCAGTCACCACAACAGCCCGCACAGCCTCCACAGCAGTACCAGCCACCACAGGAGCTCTACCAGCCACCACAGCAGTACCAGCCACCACAGCACCCCGCACAACCTCCACAGCAGTACCAGTCACCACAGCAGCCATACCAGCCACCACAACAGCAGTATCAGACACCACAGCAGCAGTACCAGCCTGTGTATACTGTGCTGTCAACACCAAAACAGCAAATACCTCCTAGCCCTGCTCCAGCTCCTGCAGCAGCAACTTCATATTTCCTGTTTCAATGGAAATGA